A section of the Subtercola frigoramans genome encodes:
- the mtnC gene encoding acireductone synthase — MTANTPAGYELLETGRDVTSYLRDSGLLPLVAGEESLVTVVEVTAGNMNRVFIARGPAGSVAIKQAPPWVQVAGPGWPIDPGRIASEARTYERLAARVPESIPTIVHFDELRHILVMEDLSDLAVVRDELVRELQHVPLGKSVGEATADAGAPSSARPVPAYDWADVGDVVGRFIGELSMSTSRGVLGDVAFELLVESAANPELCGLTVDVVLDEPYRAHEHNHWHPALDSRVRDLYADVEARRAVALVRSRFKMAKQGLVHGDLHTGSVMVGYRGGSQVTKIFDPEFSFVGPIGLDLGLFWANMEIAAIAAGAVGDHAAAAARLEAVTRSRAAFAAVWRGDSLLPVIEREARGFAGVEMMRRAVGYSHAADIESLSPAQADAASVELFDTALEHLRSVLSPSHPPASTTAPHSPFTEHEGPSRVTDTIPTSTPLSVRARVLVLDLEGTTSAAGFILGDLYDYARPRLAAWLDDHASDPAIAAARAQVIQDARLPADATTCEVVAVLHQWMADDVKATPLKTIQGQIWAEGFARDEISSHFFGDVIPKLRSWHDEGVRLAVFSSGSVASQVPWFRHSPDGDLTGLITDYFDTVNAGPKKVASSYDTIANALGAAGPELLFFTDNPGEVAAAAEAGWQVVAFAREGEPFFESDFGGASVVASFDDVEVSAL; from the coding sequence ATGACCGCAAACACGCCTGCAGGATACGAGCTGCTCGAAACGGGCCGTGATGTCACCTCCTACCTGAGGGATTCGGGGCTCCTCCCGCTCGTTGCGGGCGAGGAATCGCTCGTGACCGTCGTCGAGGTGACCGCGGGCAACATGAACCGGGTGTTCATCGCGCGTGGGCCGGCGGGGAGCGTAGCCATCAAACAAGCGCCGCCGTGGGTGCAGGTCGCAGGGCCGGGATGGCCCATCGACCCGGGCCGCATCGCCTCGGAGGCCCGCACCTACGAGCGTCTGGCCGCTCGGGTGCCCGAGTCCATCCCGACCATCGTGCACTTCGACGAGCTGCGGCACATTCTCGTGATGGAAGACCTTTCAGACCTCGCGGTGGTGCGCGATGAGCTCGTGCGAGAACTGCAGCACGTGCCTCTGGGTAAATCTGTCGGCGAGGCGACTGCTGACGCCGGTGCCCCGTCGTCAGCGCGGCCTGTTCCGGCATATGACTGGGCCGACGTCGGCGACGTCGTGGGCCGTTTCATCGGTGAACTCTCGATGTCGACAAGTCGCGGGGTGCTTGGGGACGTGGCTTTCGAACTCCTGGTCGAGTCTGCCGCAAACCCTGAACTATGCGGGCTGACTGTCGACGTCGTGCTCGACGAGCCCTACCGTGCCCACGAGCACAACCACTGGCATCCTGCGCTGGATTCACGCGTTCGCGACCTCTATGCCGACGTCGAAGCCCGTCGCGCGGTCGCTCTCGTGCGTTCGAGGTTCAAGATGGCGAAGCAGGGGCTCGTCCACGGAGACCTGCACACCGGGTCGGTGATGGTCGGTTATCGGGGCGGCTCGCAGGTGACGAAGATCTTCGACCCTGAATTCAGCTTTGTCGGGCCGATCGGGCTCGACCTCGGTCTCTTCTGGGCGAACATGGAGATTGCAGCAATCGCCGCAGGCGCCGTCGGAGATCACGCTGCCGCAGCGGCCCGCCTCGAAGCCGTCACTCGAAGTCGCGCTGCGTTCGCAGCCGTGTGGCGTGGCGACTCTCTCCTGCCCGTGATTGAACGAGAAGCCCGCGGCTTCGCCGGCGTCGAGATGATGCGCAGGGCCGTCGGGTACTCGCATGCCGCCGACATCGAGAGCCTGTCGCCTGCACAGGCCGACGCTGCCTCGGTCGAGCTCTTCGACACCGCACTGGAGCACCTGCGTTCCGTGCTGAGCCCGTCACACCCGCCTGCTTCGACTACAGCACCTCACTCCCCGTTCACCGAGCACGAAGGACCTTCCCGCGTGACAGACACAATCCCGACCTCGACCCCACTTTCTGTGCGAGCCAGAGTGCTCGTGCTCGATCTCGAAGGCACCACGAGCGCAGCCGGCTTCATTCTCGGAGACCTCTACGACTACGCCCGTCCGCGTCTGGCGGCCTGGCTCGACGATCACGCCTCCGACCCCGCGATCGCTGCGGCTCGCGCGCAGGTGATCCAGGATGCCCGGCTTCCCGCTGACGCTACAACCTGTGAGGTCGTGGCGGTACTTCACCAATGGATGGCAGACGACGTTAAAGCGACCCCGCTGAAAACGATCCAGGGCCAGATCTGGGCTGAAGGTTTTGCCCGCGACGAGATCAGTTCGCACTTCTTCGGCGATGTCATCCCCAAGTTGCGCAGCTGGCACGATGAGGGCGTCAGGCTCGCGGTCTTCTCCTCTGGCTCCGTTGCGTCGCAGGTGCCGTGGTTTCGTCACTCACCTGATGGTGACTTGACCGGGCTCATCACCGACTACTTCGACACGGTCAACGCCGGGCCGAAGAAGGTCGCCTCGTCGTACGACACCATCGCCAACGCGCTCGGCGCAGCTGGTCCAGAGCTGCTGTTCTTCACCGACAACCCGGGCGAGGTGGCCGCGGCAGCCGAGGCCGGTTGGCAGGTCGTCGCATTCGCCAGGGAAGGCGAACCATTCTTCGAGTCCGACTTCGGTGGTGCATCCGTCGTCGCGTCGTTCGACGACGTCGAGGTGAGCGCACTGTGA
- the mtnK gene encoding S-methyl-5-thioribose kinase, with translation MTDFTQLTADTVVLYLSSRTALEGHIDASSVTSVREVGDGNLNLVFIVEDASGASLVLKQSLPHVRTDPSWPMTRERSTREATVLAHHVAADAPHVPALYDFDDVNYILAIEDLSDHAVWRNELNSGRVHAYAADDLGQYAARAAFSTSPVGLSPLEHKLLVARAINPELCEITEDLVFTEPYIEHEHNAVLPANEPDIREIQGDTALVREIGLAKLRFMTVAQSLIHGDLHTGSVFVRAATATAPASVRAFDSEFGFVGPTGFDLGALWANFVIAAARAEALGDSDRAAVILTLPARLWASFEFEYRALWPSRVDPRVWGDDVLDELLAGILDDAVVFAGAKCIRRIIGFAKASDIETLEPRLREGAARGVLRAGRALALAHASRRPVDALSTETALILKGAATPAE, from the coding sequence ATGACCGACTTCACCCAGCTCACCGCCGACACGGTGGTCTTGTACCTGTCCAGCAGAACCGCGCTCGAAGGGCACATCGATGCGTCGAGCGTGACATCGGTGCGCGAGGTGGGCGATGGCAACCTCAACCTCGTCTTCATCGTCGAAGATGCCAGCGGCGCATCCCTCGTTCTCAAGCAGTCGTTGCCGCATGTGCGCACTGACCCCTCGTGGCCGATGACGAGGGAACGGTCCACCCGAGAGGCGACCGTGCTCGCACATCACGTCGCGGCGGACGCACCCCACGTTCCGGCCCTGTACGACTTCGACGACGTCAACTACATCCTCGCCATCGAAGACCTGTCCGACCACGCGGTGTGGCGAAACGAGCTCAACTCCGGTCGAGTGCACGCCTATGCAGCAGATGATCTGGGGCAGTATGCGGCCCGCGCTGCTTTCTCGACCTCACCGGTTGGCCTGTCTCCTCTCGAGCACAAGCTCCTCGTGGCACGCGCGATCAACCCCGAGCTCTGCGAGATCACCGAGGACCTGGTCTTCACCGAGCCATACATCGAACACGAGCACAATGCCGTGCTGCCGGCGAACGAACCCGACATTCGCGAGATCCAGGGTGACACAGCCCTCGTCCGCGAGATCGGCCTGGCCAAACTCCGGTTCATGACAGTGGCGCAGTCGCTCATCCACGGTGATCTGCACACCGGATCGGTCTTCGTTCGTGCAGCGACAGCAACCGCTCCCGCATCGGTGCGAGCCTTCGACAGCGAGTTCGGCTTCGTCGGCCCGACCGGATTCGACCTCGGGGCGCTCTGGGCCAACTTCGTGATCGCCGCCGCCCGCGCGGAAGCGCTGGGTGACAGTGACCGCGCAGCCGTGATCCTGACCCTGCCCGCGCGCCTCTGGGCGAGCTTCGAATTCGAGTACCGGGCTCTCTGGCCAAGTCGGGTCGACCCACGCGTGTGGGGCGACGACGTTCTCGATGAACTGCTGGCGGGCATCCTCGACGACGCCGTCGTCTTCGCTGGCGCAAAGTGCATTCGCCGCATCATCGGGTTCGCCAAAGCGAGCGACATCGAGACACTCGAGCCGCGCCTGAGGGAAGGCGCGGCACGCGGTGTTCTGCGAGCCGGGCGCGCCCTCGCGCTCGCGCACGCCTCCCGCAGACCCGTCGACGCCCTCTCGACCGAGACCGCACTGATCCTGAAGGGCGCAGCGACGCCGGCTGAATGA
- the rplQ gene encoding 50S ribosomal protein L17, producing MPTPTKGPRLGGGPAHERLMLANLAAALFTHKSIKTTETKAKRLRPVAERLITFAKKGDLHARRRVLATIGDKSVVHELFTEIAPLVAERDGGYTRITKLGFRKGDNASMVQIELVLEPVTPKVRAKRTASASATVEAPEAEAPEAEAPEAEASDVPVEETETVEASEPVAEEAPSEAAAEVEADAAEKADDSSK from the coding sequence ATGCCAACCCCAACTAAAGGGCCTCGTCTCGGCGGTGGGCCGGCGCACGAGCGCCTCATGCTCGCCAACCTGGCTGCAGCCCTGTTCACCCACAAGAGCATCAAGACCACCGAGACCAAGGCCAAGCGCCTTCGCCCGGTAGCCGAGCGTCTCATCACGTTCGCCAAGAAGGGTGACCTTCACGCTCGTCGCCGCGTGCTTGCCACGATCGGTGACAAGTCCGTCGTGCACGAGCTCTTCACCGAGATCGCCCCGCTGGTCGCTGAGCGTGATGGCGGTTACACCCGCATCACGAAGCTCGGCTTCCGTAAGGGTGACAACGCGTCGATGGTGCAGATCGAGCTCGTTCTCGAGCCCGTCACCCCCAAGGTCCGCGCCAAGCGCACCGCGTCGGCATCGGCAACCGTCGAAGCACCCGAGGCTGAGGCACCCGAGGCTGAGGCTCCCGAAGCCGAGGCCTCCGACGTGCCGGTCGAAGAGACCGAGACCGTCGAAGCAAGCGAGCCCGTAGCCGAGGAGGCGCCTTCAGAGGCCGCCGCCGAGGTCGAGGCCGACGCTGCCGAGAAGGCTGACGACTCCTCCAAGTAG
- the mtnB gene encoding methylthioribulose 1-phosphate dehydratase has product MSDTANVFSDAIVDHAVIREAGVALAAESRRFADRGWMPGTAGNLSVTLARDPLWLAVTASGLDKGELKPTDVVIVDEQGEWTPDAGLPFAQPSAEAGLHARIAAVTGAGAVIHVHALAAVRSGHHWPNGVVLHDLEMLKGIGHSAHDERVVIPVVKNHQDMVILGDAFERAYRPATEAIAEVPALIVADHGIYAWGRDLRQARWHLELTEALLQIVLATKV; this is encoded by the coding sequence GTGAGCGACACCGCGAATGTCTTCTCCGACGCAATCGTCGACCACGCGGTGATCCGGGAGGCCGGTGTGGCCCTGGCGGCCGAGTCACGGCGATTCGCCGACCGCGGCTGGATGCCCGGAACCGCCGGCAATCTCTCAGTGACCCTGGCACGCGACCCGCTGTGGCTCGCCGTGACCGCTTCGGGGCTCGACAAGGGCGAACTAAAGCCCACCGACGTCGTCATCGTCGACGAACAGGGGGAGTGGACTCCTGACGCGGGCCTGCCGTTCGCGCAGCCGTCGGCCGAAGCCGGGCTGCACGCGCGCATCGCGGCAGTGACCGGGGCGGGGGCTGTTATCCACGTGCATGCGCTCGCTGCTGTTCGGTCGGGTCACCACTGGCCGAACGGGGTGGTGTTACACGACCTCGAAATGCTGAAGGGAATCGGTCACAGCGCCCACGACGAGAGAGTCGTCATTCCTGTGGTGAAGAATCACCAGGACATGGTCATTCTGGGCGATGCCTTCGAGCGGGCGTATCGGCCGGCGACGGAGGCCATCGCCGAGGTTCCTGCGCTCATCGTGGCGGACCACGGCATCTATGCCTGGGGCAGGGACCTCCGGCAGGCCCGGTGGCACCTCGAGCTCACCGAGGCGCTGCTGCAGATCGTGCTCGCGACGAAGGTCTAG
- a CDS encoding substrate-binding domain-containing protein, translating to MAISRRAPILVVAAATLLALTACSQSGTSSSTAAGASTPAATASAPLPSPFNGAPVKVALVRQSGAGDFFEAWGAGATAQAKAANIELTVTDARNDNAKQASDLEQAIASKPAAIIVDHGQTDTLQPLITEAVAAKIPVVTYDLALTDATGVITTSQSDASMAQGVLDQLVKDVGDGAKVGYVSATGFAPLDARAKVWDQVVAAHKLDVVFSTGKVTESTATDNIPLVDAALKQNPDVQAIFAPYDEITKGTVQAVIQNNLQSKVKVYGIDISNADIQVITADGSPWVATSATDPAAVGAGVIRTLALSLAGQLKDTSEQFPAVTITQQFLADNAVTNVTQLRVAEPKLKLDTTVVADWLPAVSG from the coding sequence ATGGCCATTTCCCGTCGAGCCCCGATCCTGGTCGTTGCCGCAGCGACCCTGCTCGCCCTGACCGCCTGCTCGCAGTCGGGAACAAGCTCCAGCACTGCCGCGGGTGCATCCACTCCCGCCGCCACCGCTTCGGCTCCCCTGCCCAGCCCGTTCAACGGCGCCCCGGTGAAAGTCGCCCTCGTCCGCCAGAGTGGCGCTGGCGACTTCTTCGAAGCCTGGGGTGCCGGAGCGACTGCGCAGGCCAAGGCCGCCAACATCGAGCTCACGGTGACGGATGCCCGCAACGACAACGCGAAGCAGGCCAGCGACCTCGAGCAGGCCATCGCCTCGAAGCCCGCTGCCATCATCGTCGACCACGGGCAGACGGATACCCTCCAGCCGCTGATCACCGAGGCCGTCGCCGCCAAGATCCCCGTGGTCACCTACGACCTCGCCCTCACCGACGCGACCGGCGTCATCACCACCAGCCAGTCCGACGCCTCAATGGCCCAGGGCGTTCTCGACCAGCTCGTGAAAGACGTCGGAGACGGCGCGAAGGTCGGCTATGTCTCAGCGACCGGTTTCGCGCCCCTGGATGCCCGCGCGAAGGTGTGGGACCAGGTCGTCGCCGCCCACAAGCTCGACGTCGTCTTCTCGACTGGCAAGGTCACCGAGTCGACGGCGACCGACAACATCCCCCTAGTCGACGCTGCTCTGAAGCAGAACCCCGACGTGCAGGCGATCTTCGCCCCGTACGATGAGATCACCAAGGGTACGGTCCAGGCCGTGATCCAGAACAACCTGCAGTCGAAGGTGAAGGTCTACGGAATCGACATCTCGAACGCCGACATCCAGGTCATCACCGCCGACGGCAGCCCCTGGGTCGCAACCTCTGCGACCGACCCGGCCGCAGTCGGTGCCGGCGTCATCCGCACCCTCGCCCTGTCGCTGGCAGGCCAGCTGAAGGACACCAGCGAGCAATTTCCTGCCGTGACCATCACGCAGCAGTTCCTGGCAGACAATGCGGTCACCAACGTGACCCAGCTCCGTGTCGCCGAACCGAAGCTCAAGCTCGACACCACCGTCGTGGCAGATTGGCTCCCCGCGGTCTCCGGATGA
- a CDS encoding sugar ABC transporter ATP-binding protein has product MTSAPLNPNEGHDDPVVSLVGVSVSYGSNLVLSDISLEFRPGEITALLGANGAGKSTLIKALSGANSRYSGSVRVAGESVHLATPVQAKALGISAVHQKVADGIVPGLSVAENLTLDDLAQGSKHILRNHRRQLADARSALATLGLEWPDRVLNQDAARLPISDAQLLVLARALRGTPRLLILDEPTSALTAAEAERLFGVLRSLRASGLSIIYVSHRFGEIEALADRVVVLRDGTVQSTTERPFGWSGILHDMLGRSADLEHDRGITHRGTDAVATLSEVTLFSGSAPIDLEIRSGEVLGVLGLIGAGKSEIAELFGGLNSPLAGTLSLGDASYSPRRPGDAIAAGVVLVPEDRQRQGILPGWSVLRNITVPFLAESSVAGIIRKRFEASRADVVINTLGIVASGPGALIDDLSGGNQQKTVVGRWLSAKPRLAILDEPFRGVDIAARREIGSRLASIAAEGAAAMVLSSDVDEIFEVADRIVVLVSGSIELDAYADELDRATVIEAFLGSHQSSTSRKDPE; this is encoded by the coding sequence ATGACCTCTGCCCCACTGAACCCGAACGAGGGACACGATGATCCTGTCGTGTCCCTCGTCGGCGTCTCCGTCTCATACGGTTCGAACCTGGTGCTCTCCGACATCTCCCTCGAATTCCGGCCGGGCGAGATCACGGCCCTCCTCGGCGCGAACGGCGCAGGCAAGTCGACCCTGATCAAGGCGCTCTCTGGCGCGAACTCACGGTACAGCGGCAGCGTCCGGGTCGCAGGCGAATCCGTTCATTTGGCCACGCCCGTGCAAGCGAAGGCGCTCGGCATCTCGGCTGTGCACCAGAAGGTCGCCGACGGGATCGTGCCCGGCCTCAGCGTCGCCGAGAACCTCACCCTCGACGACCTGGCGCAGGGTTCGAAACACATTCTGCGCAACCACCGGCGCCAGCTTGCCGATGCACGCTCTGCGCTGGCTACCCTCGGCCTCGAGTGGCCCGATCGTGTGCTGAACCAGGATGCCGCTCGCCTTCCGATCTCCGACGCGCAGCTCCTCGTGCTGGCGCGGGCCCTGCGCGGCACCCCGCGACTGCTCATTCTCGACGAACCGACCTCTGCCCTGACCGCCGCTGAGGCCGAGAGGCTGTTCGGGGTGCTGAGGTCACTCCGGGCATCCGGTCTCTCGATCATCTACGTCTCACACCGATTCGGTGAGATCGAGGCACTGGCCGACCGCGTCGTCGTGCTGCGTGACGGCACCGTGCAGAGCACCACAGAACGCCCGTTCGGCTGGAGCGGCATTCTGCACGACATGCTCGGGAGATCCGCCGACCTCGAACACGACCGCGGCATCACGCACCGGGGCACGGATGCTGTGGCCACCCTCTCCGAGGTGACCCTGTTCAGCGGCTCAGCACCCATCGACCTCGAAATCAGGTCAGGCGAAGTACTCGGGGTGCTCGGGCTGATCGGTGCAGGCAAGAGCGAGATAGCGGAATTGTTCGGAGGGCTCAACTCACCCCTCGCCGGCACGCTGTCTCTGGGTGATGCTTCCTATTCCCCCCGGCGACCCGGCGATGCGATCGCAGCCGGCGTGGTGCTGGTGCCGGAAGACAGGCAGCGGCAGGGCATTCTCCCCGGCTGGTCTGTGCTTCGCAACATCACCGTGCCGTTCCTGGCAGAGTCGAGTGTTGCCGGGATCATCCGCAAGCGCTTCGAGGCATCGCGTGCCGACGTCGTCATCAACACGCTCGGCATCGTGGCGAGTGGGCCGGGCGCGCTGATCGACGACTTGTCTGGCGGCAACCAGCAGAAGACTGTCGTGGGGCGATGGCTGTCGGCGAAACCGCGGCTCGCGATTCTCGACGAACCCTTCCGCGGGGTCGACATCGCTGCGCGCCGGGAAATCGGATCGCGCCTGGCCTCCATCGCTGCGGAAGGTGCCGCTGCCATGGTGCTGTCGAGCGACGTCGACGAGATCTTCGAAGTCGCCGACCGGATCGTGGTGCTCGTCTCGGGGAGCATCGAACTCGATGCCTACGCCGACGAGCTCGATCGCGCGACGGTGATCGAGGCGTTTCTCGGTTCGCACCAGTCCAGTACCTCCCGAAAGGACCCCGAATGA
- the rpsK gene encoding 30S ribosomal protein S11: MAAPKSAARKPRRKEKKNVPVGQAHIKSTFNNTIVTITDPSGAVLSWASSGTVGFKGSRKSTPFAAQLSAESAARQAQEQGVKKVDVFVKGPGSGRETAIRSLQAAGLEVGSINDVTPQAHNGCRPPKRRRV; the protein is encoded by the coding sequence ATGGCAGCACCAAAATCGGCCGCTCGTAAGCCGCGTCGTAAAGAGAAGAAGAACGTTCCCGTGGGCCAGGCCCACATCAAGTCGACGTTCAACAACACCATCGTGACCATCACCGACCCGTCAGGCGCTGTCCTGAGCTGGGCTTCGTCAGGAACTGTCGGCTTCAAGGGTTCGCGTAAGTCGACCCCGTTCGCCGCGCAGCTCTCTGCAGAGTCTGCTGCTCGCCAGGCGCAGGAGCAGGGCGTGAAGAAGGTCGACGTCTTCGTGAAGGGTCCCGGCTCCGGCCGCGAGACCGCGATCCGTTCACTCCAGGCTGCTGGCCTCGAGGTCGGCTCGATCAACGACGTCACCCCGCAGGCGCACAACGGTTGCCGCCCGCCCAAGCGTCGTCGCGTATAG
- a CDS encoding 1,2-dihydroxy-3-keto-5-methylthiopentene dioxygenase: protein MTLLTVWSTTDPSTPEIQTRDAETIRGILAGVGARFSRWELKELSENPTQDEVLAAYADEIAAVNAAQGYSLVDVVSIVPEDSDAYRQASETARQKFLSEHRHDDDEDRFFARGSGVFYLNVDGKVHAVFCEEGDLLSVPANTTHWFDMGTTPSYVSVRFFHDDDGWVGNFTGSDVATHFATYDELAQVSA from the coding sequence ATGACGCTGCTGACCGTGTGGAGCACCACCGACCCTTCGACCCCTGAAATCCAGACCCGCGACGCTGAAACGATCCGAGGGATCCTCGCGGGCGTCGGTGCTCGGTTCAGCCGATGGGAGCTGAAGGAGCTGTCGGAGAACCCGACCCAGGACGAGGTGCTCGCCGCCTATGCCGACGAGATCGCTGCGGTCAACGCCGCACAGGGCTACAGCCTGGTCGACGTCGTGTCGATCGTGCCGGAGGATTCAGACGCCTACCGCCAGGCATCCGAGACGGCACGACAGAAATTCCTGAGCGAGCACCGCCATGATGACGACGAAGACCGGTTCTTCGCGCGCGGCAGTGGGGTCTTCTATCTGAACGTCGACGGCAAGGTGCACGCTGTGTTCTGTGAAGAGGGCGACCTGCTCTCGGTTCCAGCCAATACGACACACTGGTTCGACATGGGCACGACCCCGAGTTACGTCTCGGTGCGCTTCTTCCACGACGACGATGGCTGGGTCGGCAACTTCACCGGCAGCGACGTCGCCACGCACTTCGCCACCTACGACGAGCTGGCCCAGGTCTCGGCCTGA
- a CDS encoding DNA-directed RNA polymerase subunit alpha gives MLIAQRPTLTEENISEFRSRFVIEPLEPGFGYTLGNSLRRTLLSSIPGAAVTSIRLDGVLHEFSTIPGVKEDVTEIILNIKGLVVSSEHDEPITAYLRKHASGQVTAADISAPAGVEIHNPELVIATLNDKAKFELELIIERGRGYVSSTQNRSEFSEAGQIPIDSIYSPVLKVTYRVEATRAGERTDFDRLVVDVETKPAITPRDAIASAGRTLTELFGLARELNTAAEGIEIGPAPVDAVLSSELAVPIEDLDLSVRSYNCLKREGINTVSELVALSETQLMNIRNFGQKSVDEVKDKLVELGLSLKDTVPGFDGAHFYGGYDDENI, from the coding sequence GTGCTCATTGCACAGCGTCCAACGCTCACCGAAGAAAACATCTCGGAGTTCCGTTCGCGGTTCGTCATCGAACCACTGGAACCCGGTTTCGGTTACACCCTCGGTAACTCCCTCCGTCGCACCCTGCTCTCGTCGATCCCGGGAGCTGCTGTCACGAGCATCCGCCTCGACGGCGTACTGCACGAGTTCAGCACGATTCCCGGTGTCAAAGAAGATGTCACCGAGATCATCCTGAACATCAAGGGGCTGGTCGTCTCGAGCGAGCACGATGAGCCGATCACCGCGTACCTGCGCAAGCATGCGTCTGGCCAGGTCACGGCCGCGGACATCTCCGCGCCTGCCGGTGTCGAGATCCACAACCCGGAACTCGTCATCGCGACCCTGAACGACAAGGCGAAGTTCGAGCTCGAGCTCATCATCGAGCGCGGTCGTGGCTACGTGTCGTCGACCCAGAACCGCAGCGAGTTCAGCGAAGCCGGCCAGATCCCGATCGACTCGATCTACTCGCCCGTTCTGAAGGTCACCTACCGCGTCGAGGCGACTCGTGCCGGTGAGCGTACCGACTTCGACCGCCTCGTGGTCGACGTCGAGACGAAGCCGGCCATCACCCCGCGCGACGCCATCGCTTCGGCCGGTCGCACGCTGACCGAGCTGTTCGGTCTCGCCCGCGAGCTGAACACCGCCGCTGAGGGCATCGAGATCGGCCCCGCGCCGGTCGACGCTGTGCTCTCGAGCGAACTCGCCGTACCGATCGAAGACCTCGATCTGTCGGTTCGTTCGTACAACTGCCTCAAGCGTGAGGGCATCAACACCGTCAGCGAGCTGGTAGCGCTGTCGGAGACGCAGCTCATGAACATTCGCAACTTCGGTCAGAAGTCGGTGGATGAGGTCAAAGACAAGCTCGTTGAGCTTGGTCTGTCGCTGAAGGACACGGTGCCCGGCTTCGACGGTGCACACTTCTACGGCGGTTACGACGACGAGAACATCTAA
- a CDS encoding ABC transporter permease: protein MTSATPTRVRKSSAGEQFAAFVVKWGFVGVTIGLVAFFAISEPSFRTVDNLFGMLKFIAPTAIAGLGVMLAMTVGGIDLSVGASAGFAVSIAAWTMVVANQVGGVAVTVVLVCGLLIGALNAFLIVVARIPDLLATLTTMFVIVGLKLIIVDGKSISSQMTLANGQTAQGKFTADFLWLDRGSIGPVPVPVILFFVITVLLWFLLERTRWGRALFAVGTNSEAARLAGIRVQWYRTFAYMGCGLLASVAGLLLAARIGQGDVTAGNSLLLDAVAVALVGVSVLGIGRPNAWGTALGAVLIAVMVTGFTMLGLPYYFQDFGKGVVLLIALLFSFTFSRRRTVVTAGSTTSN from the coding sequence ATGACCAGCGCGACCCCGACCAGAGTGCGAAAGAGCAGCGCCGGGGAGCAGTTCGCCGCCTTCGTGGTCAAGTGGGGGTTTGTGGGCGTGACGATCGGTCTCGTTGCGTTCTTCGCGATCAGCGAACCGAGTTTTCGCACCGTGGACAACCTCTTCGGCATGCTCAAGTTCATCGCCCCCACCGCGATCGCCGGCCTCGGTGTGATGCTGGCCATGACCGTCGGCGGCATCGACCTCTCGGTCGGTGCATCGGCCGGTTTCGCCGTGTCGATCGCCGCCTGGACGATGGTGGTCGCGAACCAGGTCGGCGGAGTCGCTGTGACGGTTGTGCTGGTCTGCGGCCTGCTGATCGGCGCCCTCAACGCCTTCTTGATCGTCGTGGCGCGCATTCCCGACCTTCTTGCCACCCTCACCACGATGTTCGTCATCGTCGGTCTCAAATTGATCATCGTCGATGGCAAGTCGATCTCCTCACAGATGACACTCGCCAACGGCCAGACGGCCCAGGGTAAGTTCACGGCCGACTTTCTCTGGCTCGATCGCGGCAGTATCGGGCCCGTTCCCGTTCCCGTCATCCTGTTCTTCGTCATCACCGTGCTGTTGTGGTTCCTGCTCGAACGAACGCGCTGGGGGCGCGCCCTCTTCGCCGTGGGAACGAACTCCGAAGCCGCACGTCTGGCGGGCATCCGGGTGCAGTGGTACCGCACCTTCGCGTACATGGGGTGTGGGCTGCTCGCTTCGGTGGCCGGGCTCCTGCTCGCCGCCCGCATCGGCCAGGGCGATGTCACAGCGGGCAACTCCCTACTGCTCGACGCCGTGGCCGTCGCACTCGTCGGCGTCTCGGTTCTCGGAATCGGCCGACCGAACGCCTGGGGCACGGCCCTCGGCGCCGTTCTCATCGCGGTCATGGTCACGGGTTTCACGATGCTGGGCCTGCCGTACTATTTCCAGGACTTCGGCAAGGGCGTGGTGCTGCTTATCGCCCTGCTGTTCAGTTTCACCTTCTCGAGGCGGCGTACAGTCGTCACGGCAGGCTCCACCACCTCGAACTGA